In one Tachysurus vachellii isolate PV-2020 chromosome 24, HZAU_Pvac_v1, whole genome shotgun sequence genomic region, the following are encoded:
- the LOC132839145 gene encoding basic salivary proline-rich protein 1-like isoform X1 — MADPTPPTPPPRSSSCPHGPPPIPCKAAIPFTSCDSDGNNAEGGAAGGDAGGAEDKPMVPEQETSPFPNTPVRASPGNEEELNAPVQESGEGDIKCGEKGGAPDKQ, encoded by the exons ATG gCAGatccaacaccaccaacaccaccaccacgcTCCTCTTCCTGTCCTCATGGGCCTCCTCCTATACCCTGTAAGGCAGCAATACCCTTCACAAG ttgtGACTCAGATGGGAATAATGCTGAAG gtgggGCTGCAGGTGGGGATGCAGGTGGGGCTGAG GATAAACCCATGGTCCCGGAGCAGGAGACCAGTCCCTTTCCCAACACACCTGTGCGGGCAAGTCCAGGCAATGAAGAAGag TTGAATGCACCAGTGCAGGAGAGCGGAGAAGGTGATATAAAGTGTGGGGAAAAAGGTGGAGCTCCTGACAAACAGTAA
- the LOC132839145 gene encoding uncharacterized protein LOC132839145 isoform X2, translating into MIQHHQHHHHAPLPVLMGLLLYPVRQQYPSQVVTQMGIMLKVGLQVGMQVGLRINPWSRSRRPVPFPTHLCGQVQAMKKS; encoded by the exons ATG atccaacaccaccaacaccaccaccacgcTCCTCTTCCTGTCCTCATGGGCCTCCTCCTATACCCTGTAAGGCAGCAATACCCTTCACAAG ttgtGACTCAGATGGGAATAATGCTGAAG gtgggGCTGCAGGTGGGGATGCAGGTGGGGCTGAG GATAAACCCATGGTCCCGGAGCAGGAGACCAGTCCCTTTCCCAACACACCTGTGCGGGCAAGTCCAGGCAATGAAGAAGag TTGA